From the Hevea brasiliensis isolate MT/VB/25A 57/8 chromosome 15, ASM3005281v1, whole genome shotgun sequence genome, one window contains:
- the LOC110656571 gene encoding GDSL esterase/lipase At5g14450 has translation MSYISATVTMGYWEVLVTGFMASWVLSVVGDTLPPCDFPAIYNFGDSNSDTGGISAAFEPIRAPYGEAFFHKTAGRDSDGRLIIDFIAERLKLPYLSAYLNSIGTNYRHGANFATGGSTIRRQNETIFEYGISPFSLDMQIVQFNQFKSRTGDLYHEVKNTPEAEKLPRPEEFAKALYTFDIGQNDLSVGFRKMSFDQLRAALPDIVNQLASAVQNIYQQGGRAFWIHNTGPIGCLPVNLFYVSNPPSGYLDEHGCVKAQNEMAVEFNSKLQDRIVKLRAELPEAAIAYVDVYSAKYGLISNAKNLGLADPLKVCCGYHVNFDHIWCGNKGTVNNTEVYGASCKDPSIFISWDGVHYSQAANQWVADHTQNGSLANPPIPITYACHRQ, from the exons ATGAGCTACATTTCTGCAACAGTGACAATGGGGTATTGGGAAGTGTTGGTCACTGGCTTTATGGCTTCATGGGTTTTGAGTGTAGTGGGTGATACTTTGCCTCCATGTGACTTCCCGGCAATTTATAACTTTGGGGACTCAAATTCAGACACTGGTGGCATATCTGCTGCGTTTGAGCCAATTCGAGCACCATATGGTGAGGCTTTCTTTCACAAAACAGCTGGTAGAGATTCTGACGGCCGCCTCATCATAGACTTCATAg CTGAGAGGTTGAAATTGCCATACTTGAGTGCCTACCTGAACTCCATTGGGACAAATTATAGGCATGGAGCCAATTTTGCCACAGGAGGATCAACCATTAGGAGGCAGAATGAGACCATATTTGAGTATGGGATTagtcctttctctcttgatatgCAGATTGTGCAATTTAACCAATTTAAGTCACGGACTGGAGATCTCTACCATGAAG TGAAGAATACCCCTGAGGCAGAAAAACTCCCCAGACCAGAGGAATTTGCTAAGGCTCTTTACACTTTTGATATTGGTCAAAATGATCTTTCTGTTGGGTTTAGAAAGATGAGCTTTGATCAGCTTAGAGCAGCATTGCCAGACATCGTTAACCAATTGGCCTCAGCAGTCCAA AATATATATCAACAAGGAGGGAGGGCATTTTGGATACATAACACAGGCCCTATTGGTTGCTTGCCAGTGAATCTTTTCTATGTCTCCAATCCGCCTTCTGGTTATCTTGATGAGCATGGCTGCGTCAAGGCACAAAATGAGATGGCCGTAGAGTTTAACAGCAAGCTTCAGGATAGAATTGTTAAACTAAGGGCAGAGCTTCCAGAAGCTGCAATTGCATATGTGGATGTATATTCTGCTAAGTATGGACTTATAAGCAATGCAAAGAATCTAG GATTAGCTGATCCACTGAAGGTTTGCTGTGGTTATCATGTGAATTTTGACCACATATGGTGTGGGAATAAGGGAACTGTTAACAATACTGAAGTCTATGGTGCCTCTTGCAAAGACCCTTCAATCTTTATAAGCTGGGATGGTGTGCACTACTCTCAGGCTGCAAATCAATGGGTTGCTGATCATACACAGAACGGTTCACTGGCCAACCCTCCAATCCCAATTACTTATGCGTGTCATAGACAGTAA
- the LOC110656570 gene encoding SAGA-associated factor 29 homolog A isoform X1 — MSSPDIAGILENSRELDRLRKEQEEVLSEINKMHKKLQATPEVVEKPGDNSLSRLKILYTQAKDLSENEVNVSNQLLSQLDLLLPSGPLAQQRRRIEGSDQKRKRMKNESDISRLSPSMRNQLEACASLKGEQVAARVTGNNAEKDEWFVVKVMQFDRETKEFEVLDEEPGDDEEGGGQRKYKLPMSCIIPFPKKNDPSSAPDFPPGRHVLAVYPGTTALYKATVVSPPRKRKTDEYLLEFDDDEEDGALPQRAVPFYNVVPLPDGHRQ; from the exons atgtcgtCGCCGGACATTGCGGGAATTTTGGAGAACTCGAGGGAGCTCGATCGGTTAAGGAAAGAGCAAGAGGAAGTGCTTTCGGAGATCAATAAGATGCACAAGAAGCTCCAAGCTA CTCCTGAGGTAGTTGAGAAGCCTGGTGATAATTCTTTGTCAAGGCTTAAAATTTTATATACTCAGGCCAAGGATCTTTCAGAAAATGAAGTAAA TGTTTCCAACCAGTTGTTGAGTCAACTGGATCTTCTGCTTCCATCTGGGCCTCTAGCACAACAACGAAGGAGAATAG AAGGTAGTGATCAGAAAAGGAAAAGAATGAAGAATGAGTCAGATATCTCAAGGCTTTCTCCTTCCATGAGAAATCAACTTGAAGCTTGTGCTAGTCTAAAGGGTGAACAG GTAGCAGCTAGGGTCACGGGTAACAATGCTGAAAAGGATGAGTGGTTCGTTGTAAAAGTGATGCAATTTGATAGGGAAACGAAAGA ATTTGAAGTACTTGACGAGGAGCCAGGTGATGATGAAGAGGGTGGTGGCCAAAG AAAATACAAGCTGCCCATGTCATGTATTATACCTTTCCCCAAGAAAAATGATCCATCTAGTGCCCCTGATTTTCCTCCTGGAAGACATGTTTTGGCTGTTTATCCAGGAACAACAGCACTCTACAAGGCAACTGTTGTCAGTCCGCCACGCAAG AGAAAGACAGACGA GTACCTGCTGGAGTTTGATGATGATGAGGAAGATGGTGCTTTGCCACAACGAGCAGTACCCTTTTACAATGTGGTTCCCTTGCCTGACGGACACCGTCAATGA
- the LOC110656570 gene encoding SAGA-associated factor 29 homolog A isoform X2, which translates to MSSPDIAGILENSRELDRLRKEQEEVLSEINKMHKKLQATPEVVEKPGDNSLSRLKILYTQAKDLSENEVNVSNQLLSQLDLLLPSGPLAQQRRRIEGSDQKRKRMKNESDISRLSPSMRNQLEACASLKGEQVAARVTGNNAEKDEWFVVKVMQFDRETKEFEVLDEEPGDDEEGGGQRKYKLPMSCIIPFPKKNDPSSAPDFPPGRHVLAVYPGTTALYKATVVSPPRKVPAGV; encoded by the exons atgtcgtCGCCGGACATTGCGGGAATTTTGGAGAACTCGAGGGAGCTCGATCGGTTAAGGAAAGAGCAAGAGGAAGTGCTTTCGGAGATCAATAAGATGCACAAGAAGCTCCAAGCTA CTCCTGAGGTAGTTGAGAAGCCTGGTGATAATTCTTTGTCAAGGCTTAAAATTTTATATACTCAGGCCAAGGATCTTTCAGAAAATGAAGTAAA TGTTTCCAACCAGTTGTTGAGTCAACTGGATCTTCTGCTTCCATCTGGGCCTCTAGCACAACAACGAAGGAGAATAG AAGGTAGTGATCAGAAAAGGAAAAGAATGAAGAATGAGTCAGATATCTCAAGGCTTTCTCCTTCCATGAGAAATCAACTTGAAGCTTGTGCTAGTCTAAAGGGTGAACAG GTAGCAGCTAGGGTCACGGGTAACAATGCTGAAAAGGATGAGTGGTTCGTTGTAAAAGTGATGCAATTTGATAGGGAAACGAAAGA ATTTGAAGTACTTGACGAGGAGCCAGGTGATGATGAAGAGGGTGGTGGCCAAAG AAAATACAAGCTGCCCATGTCATGTATTATACCTTTCCCCAAGAAAAATGATCCATCTAGTGCCCCTGATTTTCCTCCTGGAAGACATGTTTTGGCTGTTTATCCAGGAACAACAGCACTCTACAAGGCAACTGTTGTCAGTCCGCCACGCAAG GTACCTGCTGGAGTTTGA
- the LOC110648530 gene encoding glucuronokinase 1: MMAQQPTTIEHKAYARVGLLGNPSDVYYGRTISFSLGNFCAIVQLQPSDDLVIKPHPKHDLVQFSSLDHLVNRLQSEGYYGGVRLLMAICRVFYKHCKENQIDLHSGNFTLSYDTNIPRQTGLSGSSAIVTAALNCLLDFYKVRHLIKVEVRPKLVLNAEKELGIVAGLQDRVAQVYGGLVYMDFSKENMDKLGHGIYTPMDISLLPPLHLIYAENPSDSGKVHSTVQQRWLNGDKFIISSMAEVADIALEGRTAILDKDYAKLAGLMNRNFDLRRSMFGDDVIGALNIEMVEVARRVGAASKFTGSGGAVVVYCPEGPSQVKLLEDACQKAGFVIQPVQVIPSLLNEDDLKTLS; encoded by the exons ATGATGGCTCAGCAGCCCACGACGATAGAGCACAAGGCATACGCCCGTGTTGGTCTTTTGGGCAACCCAAGCGACGTTTATTATGGCCGTACCATCTCTTTCAGCCTCGGCAACTTTTGTGCCATCGTTCAATTGCAGCCCTCCGATGATCTCGTCATCAAGCCCCATCCTAAACACGATCTTGTCCAATTCTCTTCCCTCGATCActtg GTGAATCGGTTGCAAAGTGAAGGCTACTATGGAGGAGTTCGATTGCTGATGGCGATTTGTAGGGTTTTCTATAAGCATTGTAAAGAGAACCAGATTGATCTTCATAGTGGGAATTTCACTCTTTCTTATGATACTAATATTCCTCGCCAG ACAGGGCTTTCAGGTTCTAGTGCTATTGTAACTGCGGCCTTGAACTGCCTTCTCGATTTCTACAAAGTCCGGCATTTGATCAAAGTTGAAGTCAGACCTAAACTTGTTCTCAATGCTGAGAAAGAACTTGGAATTGTTGCTGGCCTTCAAGATCGAGTGGCACAGGTCTATGGAGGCCTTGTTTATATG GATTTTTCTAAGGAaaatatggataagttggggcATGGCATCTACACACCCATGGATATTAGTCTACTTCCACCTCTCCATCTCATCTATGCTGAGAATCCAAGTGATTCTGGGAAG GTACATAGTACAGTTCAGCAAAGGTGGCTAAATGGTGACAAATTTATTATATCATCCATGGCAGAAGTTGCAGATATAGCGTTAGAAGGACGAACTGCAATTCTTGACAAAGATTATGCCAAACTTGCAGGCCTGATGAATCGTAATTTTGATCTTCGAAG GAGCATGTTTGGAGATGATGTTATTGGTGCTTTAAACATAGAAATGGTAGAGGTGGCCCGAAGGGTAGGAGCTGCTTCAAAATTTACAGGTAGTGGCGGAGCTGTTGTCGTGTACTGCCCTGAGGGGCCTTCTCAAGTAAAGCTTCTAGAGGACGCTTGTCAGAAAGCTGGTTTTGTCATTCAACCTGTGCAAGTTATTCCTTCACTTCTTAACGAAGATGATCTCAAGACCCTGTCATAA